One Xenopus tropicalis strain Nigerian chromosome 8, UCB_Xtro_10.0, whole genome shotgun sequence genomic window carries:
- the entr1 gene encoding endosome-associated-trafficking regulator 1, translated as MSGSSKQPHAKGKTLIIEDDCEAEALDEANPFSFKEFVKSQTFPGFVSSNSKRAFSKDSNQSTTQFRGPSECPDGNLEFQETYFRDPTLYDDLQEDEDDDWSGSYHPSVIENTHGPKVPSPAGTDGDESYGYGASDMSGDGLITGWQQAVLPSPPAGLHGKTQHRPDSTSDSEEGLRLLQINCEELQEENLHLKSKICKLKELNDSQNEKVRQLERKLEERILEEQKEAQDLESMVQQVEKNLQMMTKRAAKAEGNVTKLKQEMALLQIELTTYKAENEALRRGETAGMNAVKQNSNLALENLQKVVSGAQSSIKQLVAGAEALTLVAELLRSIDKIAEIHNDGVP; from the exons ATGTCTGGATCTTCCAAGCAGCCACATGCCAAAGGCAAGACCCTCATCATAGAGGACG ACTGTGAAGCAGAAGCCCTGGATGAAGCCAAcccattctcctttaaggagtttGTCAAGAGCCAGACCTTTCCAGGATTCGTTTCCAGTAATAGTAAAAGGGCTTTCTCTAAG GACTCTAACCAATCCACAACACAGTTTCGTGGACCCAGCGAATGCCCAGATGGGAATCTGGAATTCCAAGAGACGTACTTCAGAGACCCGACGCTGTATGATGACTTACAGGAGGATGAGGATGACGACTGGAGTGGCAGTTACCACCCTTCTGTTATAGAAAACACTCACGGTCCCAAAGTTCCCTCTCCCGCTGGCACTGATGGGGATGAGTCTTATGGATACGGTGCCAGCGACATGTCTGGCGATGGATTAATCACAGGTTGGCAACAGGCTGTCCTTCCGTCTCCCCCTGCCGGCTTGCATGGGAAAACCCAACATCGCCCTGACAGCACCAGTGACTCCGAGGAGGGTTTGCGACTGCTACAGATAAACTGTGAAGAG CTACAAGAGGAGAATCTCCATCTAAAGAGCAAGATCTGTAAACTGAAGGAACTGAACGACAGCCAGAATGAAAA GGTTAGACAACTGGAAAGAAAACTGGAAGAGAGAATCCTGGAAGAGCAGAAAGAAGCCCAGGATTTGGAATCCATGGTGCAGCAGGTAGAGAAGAACCTGCAGATGATGACT AAAAGAGCTGCAAAAGCCGAGGGCAATGTGACAAAATTAAAGCAAGAAATGGCACTTCTGCAG ATCGAGCTGACCACCTACAAAGCAGAGAATGAGGCTCTGAGAAGGGGGGAGACGGCCGGTATGAACGCTGTAAAACAGAATTCAAATCTGGCGCTGGAAAACCTCCAAAAAGTGGTCAGCGGTGCCCAGTCTTCCATAAA GCAGCTGGTAGCTGGCGCAGAAGCACTGACCCTTGTTGCCGAGCTCCTTCGCTCCATAGATAAAATTGCAGAAATTCACAACGACGGTGTGCCCTGA